In the genome of Microbacterium endophyticum, one region contains:
- a CDS encoding lipase family protein — protein MTSTAPRARRLRWSALPGLLQAAPARVIVLVGIGVALLGGLVVFKPLASLVLLGIYVSLSAIASGLIELVSRHPGGRWWRRVLATAWITGGILILVWLGRSIELLPVALAVLLVIAGLASVGDALSPRALSARVLALVWGTAQILFGVLSLSWPDVTLLAVAVLFGVRTIIFGIELIITGVRGLIEKRRRSREADAAPPVRSSRVKIWVALGRYGLAMLLVVTMVTGWQLNDWLADGAPVVDSFYDPPSDVPEGHGRLIREGDYAGRAPSSGEVRRILYTTEDEAGDAAIASAMVIQPTELSPGPHKVVIWNHGTTGIAQGCAPSLSDGTATKWAIPALEEMLARGWIVVAPDYSGQGAEGHFPYLIGVGEARSALDAVLAAGELSDLTLSPTTISAGHSQGGHAALWTSQIVEEYTPGLDIVGTAAFAPAADPLDLAERLTSDDAGALLTIMMSWVLVPYAETYPDIELSRYVATGARSIIREMSQRCLSEPGLMVSALTALGLSEDSPVRTRDLTVGAFGRRLAENVPTGPWGSPMFFAWGAEDDVIPPEAQRTFTENLCEEGELVRTREVSDRGHQDILQPGSDALQPFLRWADAAMTSTPEQIEQSTPYSLVGCQP, from the coding sequence GTGACCTCAACCGCTCCACGTGCGCGACGGCTGCGCTGGAGCGCTCTGCCGGGATTGCTGCAAGCCGCGCCCGCGCGCGTCATTGTGCTGGTCGGAATTGGGGTCGCGCTCCTCGGCGGGCTTGTGGTGTTCAAGCCGCTGGCGTCACTCGTGCTTCTCGGCATATACGTAAGCCTGAGCGCAATCGCTTCGGGCCTGATCGAGCTGGTCTCGCGCCACCCGGGTGGGCGTTGGTGGCGGCGCGTGCTCGCGACAGCATGGATCACCGGCGGCATCCTGATTTTGGTCTGGCTGGGTCGAAGCATCGAACTTCTCCCGGTCGCGCTCGCTGTGCTGTTGGTCATCGCAGGTCTCGCCTCGGTGGGCGACGCCCTGTCGCCTCGAGCGTTGAGCGCACGTGTGCTCGCACTGGTTTGGGGCACGGCGCAGATTCTGTTCGGAGTGCTCTCGCTGAGCTGGCCAGACGTCACGCTGCTTGCCGTGGCTGTGCTTTTCGGTGTACGAACGATCATCTTCGGTATCGAGCTCATCATCACCGGTGTGCGCGGCCTGATCGAAAAGCGTCGCCGATCACGCGAAGCGGATGCCGCACCGCCGGTGAGGTCTAGTCGGGTCAAGATATGGGTTGCTCTCGGCCGCTACGGGCTCGCGATGTTGCTTGTGGTGACGATGGTCACCGGTTGGCAACTCAACGACTGGCTCGCCGACGGTGCCCCGGTCGTCGACAGTTTTTATGATCCGCCAAGCGACGTGCCCGAAGGCCACGGACGACTCATTCGTGAGGGCGACTACGCTGGGCGCGCGCCGAGCTCCGGCGAAGTGCGAAGGATCCTCTACACGACTGAAGATGAGGCGGGGGATGCGGCTATTGCGAGCGCGATGGTCATTCAGCCCACCGAACTCAGTCCAGGTCCCCACAAAGTGGTGATCTGGAACCATGGTACGACCGGCATCGCGCAGGGCTGCGCGCCGAGTCTGAGCGACGGTACCGCCACAAAATGGGCGATACCCGCTCTCGAAGAGATGCTGGCGCGAGGATGGATTGTTGTCGCACCCGACTACTCGGGGCAGGGCGCAGAGGGCCATTTTCCCTACCTAATCGGTGTGGGCGAGGCCCGGTCGGCGTTGGACGCTGTGCTAGCGGCCGGAGAGCTCAGCGATTTGACGCTCTCGCCGACCACGATCTCAGCGGGCCACTCACAGGGCGGGCATGCAGCACTGTGGACGTCGCAGATTGTCGAGGAGTACACCCCGGGGCTCGACATTGTCGGCACCGCCGCGTTTGCACCCGCGGCAGACCCTCTCGACCTCGCCGAACGCTTGACATCCGACGATGCCGGCGCACTTTTGACGATCATGATGTCCTGGGTTCTGGTTCCTTACGCCGAGACCTACCCCGACATTGAGCTGTCGCGTTACGTCGCAACCGGGGCGCGATCGATAATCCGAGAAATGTCGCAGCGTTGCCTGAGCGAGCCGGGCCTCATGGTCTCCGCGCTGACAGCGCTTGGGCTATCCGAAGATTCTCCTGTGCGCACGCGAGACCTAACTGTCGGTGCTTTCGGTCGCCGCCTCGCCGAAAACGTGCCGACGGGTCCGTGGGGCTCACCCATGTTCTTTGCTTGGGGTGCCGAAGACGACGTCATCCCACCCGAGGCCCAGCGGACATTCACCGAAAATCTGTGCGAAGAGGGCGAGCTCGTGCGAACTCGTGAAGTTTCAGATCGTGGACACCAAGACATCCTGCAACCCGGTTCGGACGCGCTGCAACCGTTTCTGAGGTGGGCGGATGCTGCGATGACGTCCACCCCCGAGCAGATCGAGCAGTCGACCCCGTATTCTCTGGTTGGCTGTCAGCCCTAG
- a CDS encoding proline--tRNA ligase: MVTRLSHFFLRTLRDDPAEAEVASHKVLVRAGYIRRQAPGVFAWLPIGLRVKNKIETIIREEMANAGAYEVHFPALLPREPYEVTGRWEEYGDALFRLQDRKGADYLLAPTHEEVFTLLVKDLYSSYKDLPLTIFQIQDKYRDEARPRAGLLRGREFTMKDAYSFDYTDAGLDASYQAQRDAYERIFQRLGLEYVIVQADAGAMGGSRSEEFLHPTAVGEDTFVRSEGGYAANVEAFTTVAPDPFPVEGQPEAQIFDSPNTPTISTLVAHVNAVLELPEAGEWTAAHTLKNVVLALTHLDGTRELVVVGIPGDREVDDKRVEVAFAPAEVEPATEEDFLAYPSLVKGYIGPWSPTGAVLGEESATGIRYFLDPRVVDGTSWITGANVDQKHVHSLVAGRDFFGDGFVEVASVREGDEAPDGSGTVSLARGMEIGHVFQLGRKYAEALGLKVLDENGKLTTVTMGSYGIGVTRILANIAELNHDDKGLIWPAAVAPFDVQVVATGRDVTAFELAETLSSELEASGLDVLLDDRPKVSPGVKFADAELVGVPKIVIVGRGAVEGNVELWDRRSGDRDVVTVAEAVARLRS; this comes from the coding sequence GTGGTCACACGTCTTTCGCACTTCTTCCTCCGCACGCTCCGCGACGACCCGGCCGAAGCCGAGGTCGCCAGCCACAAGGTGCTGGTGCGAGCCGGCTACATCCGGCGCCAAGCGCCAGGTGTTTTCGCGTGGCTGCCAATCGGGCTTCGAGTGAAGAACAAGATCGAGACGATCATTCGCGAAGAAATGGCGAATGCTGGCGCGTACGAAGTGCATTTTCCGGCTCTGCTCCCGCGCGAGCCTTACGAGGTCACTGGTCGTTGGGAGGAGTACGGCGACGCCCTTTTTCGGCTCCAGGACCGCAAGGGTGCCGACTACTTGCTTGCCCCCACGCACGAAGAGGTCTTCACGCTGCTCGTCAAAGATCTGTACTCGTCTTACAAAGATCTGCCACTGACGATCTTCCAGATTCAAGACAAGTACCGCGATGAGGCACGTCCCCGCGCCGGCCTCCTGCGCGGGCGGGAGTTCACGATGAAGGACGCCTACTCCTTCGATTACACCGATGCGGGCCTGGATGCCTCTTATCAGGCTCAGCGTGACGCGTACGAGCGGATCTTCCAGCGCCTCGGACTCGAATACGTCATCGTTCAGGCGGATGCCGGCGCCATGGGCGGATCGAGAAGCGAAGAGTTTCTGCATCCCACCGCCGTGGGTGAAGACACTTTCGTGCGATCCGAAGGTGGCTACGCGGCCAACGTCGAAGCGTTCACGACTGTCGCGCCCGACCCGTTTCCGGTCGAGGGTCAGCCCGAGGCGCAGATCTTCGACTCGCCAAACACGCCGACAATTTCAACGCTTGTCGCCCACGTCAATGCGGTGCTCGAGCTGCCCGAAGCGGGGGAATGGACTGCAGCGCACACGTTGAAGAACGTCGTGCTCGCACTCACGCACCTGGACGGCACTCGCGAGCTCGTGGTCGTAGGTATCCCCGGCGACCGCGAGGTTGACGACAAGCGTGTTGAAGTCGCATTTGCACCCGCCGAGGTAGAACCCGCGACCGAAGAGGATTTCCTCGCGTACCCGTCGCTCGTGAAGGGCTACATCGGCCCGTGGTCACCGACCGGTGCTGTGCTCGGTGAGGAGTCTGCCACCGGCATCCGCTATTTCCTCGACCCACGCGTTGTCGACGGCACGAGCTGGATCACTGGCGCGAACGTGGACCAAAAGCACGTGCATTCGCTCGTGGCTGGCCGTGACTTCTTCGGCGATGGCTTCGTTGAGGTGGCAAGTGTGCGCGAAGGCGATGAGGCACCCGACGGTTCGGGGACCGTTAGCCTTGCCCGAGGCATGGAGATCGGTCATGTCTTCCAGCTCGGACGCAAGTACGCCGAAGCCCTGGGGCTCAAGGTGCTCGATGAGAACGGCAAGTTGACCACCGTCACAATGGGCTCTTACGGCATCGGCGTAACCCGAATCCTCGCCAACATCGCGGAACTCAACCACGACGACAAGGGACTCATCTGGCCCGCAGCCGTTGCGCCGTTCGACGTGCAGGTCGTGGCCACCGGCCGCGATGTGACAGCATTCGAACTCGCCGAAACGCTGTCGAGCGAGCTGGAGGCATCCGGTTTGGATGTGTTGCTCGATGACCGGCCGAAGGTCTCACCGGGCGTGAAGTTCGCTGACGCCGAGCTTGTCGGTGTGCCGAAGATCGTCATCGTCGGACGAGGCGCCGTTGAAGGCAACGTTGAGTTGTGGGATCGCCGCTCTGGAGATCGCGATGTCGTAACGGTCGCAGAAGCGGTGGCTCGTCTGCGCTCGTAG
- the ispG gene encoding flavodoxin-dependent (E)-4-hydroxy-3-methylbut-2-enyl-diphosphate synthase, whose protein sequence is MPKVPETLAPRRKSRQIKVGKVLVGGDAPVSVQSMTTTPTTNINATLQQIAELTASGCEIVRVAVPTQEDADVLHIIAKKSQIPVIADIHFQPKYVYQAIDAGCAAVRVNPGNIRKFDDQVGSIAAAAKAAGVSLRIGVNAGSLDRRLLEKYGKATPEALAESAVWEASLFEEHDFHDFKISVKHNDPVIMVKAYRLLAERGDWPLHLGVTEAGPAFQGTIKSATAFGILLSEGIGDTIRVSLSAPPAEEVKVGHQILQSLNLRERKLEIVSCPSCGRAQVDVYSLADNVTEGLKDMTVPLRVAVMGCVVNGPGEARDADLGVASGNGKGQIFVKGEVVKTVPESEIVQTLIEEANRIADAMGPNAAPGTAQVITA, encoded by the coding sequence ATGCCCAAAGTCCCCGAAACACTAGCCCCGCGTCGTAAGAGTCGCCAGATCAAGGTCGGCAAAGTGCTCGTGGGAGGGGACGCTCCCGTCAGCGTGCAGTCGATGACGACAACACCGACAACAAACATCAACGCGACTCTGCAGCAGATCGCCGAGCTCACAGCATCTGGGTGCGAAATCGTGCGCGTCGCCGTGCCGACACAAGAAGATGCAGACGTTCTGCACATCATCGCGAAGAAGAGCCAGATCCCCGTCATCGCCGACATTCACTTCCAACCGAAGTACGTGTACCAGGCGATCGATGCGGGCTGCGCCGCTGTGCGCGTCAACCCCGGCAACATTCGCAAATTCGACGACCAGGTCGGATCAATCGCGGCAGCCGCGAAAGCCGCCGGTGTGTCACTTCGTATCGGTGTCAACGCCGGTTCCCTCGATCGCCGACTACTGGAAAAGTACGGCAAAGCCACCCCCGAGGCGCTTGCAGAGAGTGCGGTATGGGAAGCCTCGCTCTTTGAAGAGCATGATTTTCACGACTTCAAGATCTCGGTCAAGCACAACGACCCGGTGATCATGGTCAAGGCCTACCGCCTGTTGGCCGAGCGAGGGGACTGGCCACTTCACCTCGGAGTCACCGAAGCTGGCCCCGCCTTCCAAGGCACGATCAAGTCGGCAACGGCCTTCGGCATCCTGCTTTCTGAAGGCATCGGCGACACGATTCGTGTGTCGTTGTCTGCGCCTCCCGCCGAAGAAGTTAAAGTCGGCCACCAGATTCTGCAGTCGCTCAACCTGCGTGAGCGCAAGCTCGAGATTGTCTCGTGCCCCTCGTGCGGTCGCGCCCAGGTTGACGTCTACTCCCTTGCAGACAACGTCACCGAGGGCCTGAAAGACATGACAGTTCCACTGCGAGTGGCCGTCATGGGTTGCGTTGTGAACGGCCCCGGTGAAGCTCGCGACGCTGACCTCGGCGTTGCCTCCGGTAACGGTAAGGGTCAGATCTTCGTCAAGGGCGAGGTCGTCAAAACCGTGCCTGAGTCCGAAATCGTCCAGACTTTGATCGAAGAGGCTAATCGCATCGCCGACGCGATGGGTCCGAACGCCGCACCCGGCACCGCGCAGGTCATCACCGCGTAG
- a CDS encoding anthranilate synthase family protein, translating to MTDDVSSATGIALLERLRAAASDQPLVLLAREGGDVEVLTGAVVDVDALADIPLLDASGTPQEVLALVPYRQVRERGFECHDDGAPLRCVVVGERALITREDALGALPTREIALTGAGFDIPDAEYADIVRRVIADEIGRGEGANFVIRRDFTARIDSSELEAALTWFRALLSQERGAYWTFLIATDGHIAVGASPEAHVSARDGVVTMNPISGTFRHPVGGATAETLTEFLESTKETEELFMVVDEELKMMSAVCSDGGRITGPRLKEMSRLTHTEYVLEGHSTLDPRAILRETMFAPTVTGSPMQNACTVITRHERGPRGYYSGVAALFTPREHVADGESTHDLDAPILIRTAYLVDGTLRVPVGATLVRHSDPMGEVSETHGKAAGVLGAIGAIARDEPAVDPDAPALDRPPLAEDPAIAQLLASRNARLAAFWLEPQGSGVEGPFIGLSAVVVDAEDRFTTMLTHQLRHLGLDARIVPWNEVTEEQLDAADIVVAGPGPGDPRDANSARMERMREIVARRVEQRRPLLAVCLSHQILAHLLGIELAPLAHPHQGLQLEVDVFGQKASIGFYNTFTAHVEPGTTSTSRASVSADTRSGDVYALRGPGFASVQGHLESILSRDGMRTLQQLIADALHPAEA from the coding sequence ATGACCGACGATGTCTCTTCAGCAACGGGCATTGCACTGCTCGAACGTCTGCGAGCTGCGGCATCCGATCAGCCCCTTGTGCTGCTCGCGCGCGAGGGCGGCGATGTCGAGGTACTCACCGGTGCTGTCGTCGATGTCGATGCGCTCGCTGACATCCCCCTGCTCGATGCCTCCGGCACCCCGCAGGAAGTGCTTGCCCTCGTGCCTTACCGGCAGGTGCGCGAGCGCGGTTTCGAATGTCACGATGACGGCGCACCACTGCGCTGTGTCGTCGTTGGCGAGCGCGCGCTGATTACTCGGGAGGATGCACTCGGTGCACTTCCGACACGAGAGATTGCGCTGACCGGAGCCGGCTTCGACATTCCTGATGCCGAATACGCCGACATCGTGCGGCGCGTGATTGCTGACGAGATTGGTCGCGGCGAAGGTGCCAACTTCGTGATTCGTCGCGACTTCACTGCGCGCATTGATTCTTCCGAGCTTGAAGCGGCGCTCACCTGGTTCCGTGCGCTTCTGAGTCAAGAACGCGGCGCCTACTGGACCTTCCTGATTGCCACGGACGGCCACATCGCCGTCGGAGCAAGCCCTGAAGCCCACGTCAGCGCCCGCGACGGCGTTGTGACGATGAACCCGATCTCTGGCACATTCCGTCATCCGGTTGGCGGCGCGACGGCCGAAACGCTCACCGAATTTCTTGAGTCGACCAAAGAGACTGAAGAGCTCTTCATGGTGGTTGATGAAGAGCTAAAGATGATGAGCGCCGTGTGCTCGGATGGTGGCCGGATTACGGGCCCCCGGCTCAAGGAGATGTCGAGACTCACACACACCGAGTATGTCCTTGAGGGGCACAGCACACTGGATCCGCGCGCCATCTTGCGCGAGACGATGTTTGCGCCAACCGTCACGGGTTCTCCCATGCAGAACGCGTGCACCGTCATTACACGCCACGAACGCGGTCCCCGCGGCTACTACTCCGGAGTTGCGGCACTCTTCACTCCGCGCGAGCACGTCGCCGACGGCGAATCGACGCACGATCTCGATGCACCCATTCTTATCCGCACCGCGTATCTGGTTGACGGCACGCTGCGAGTTCCGGTCGGGGCAACCCTCGTGCGCCACTCGGACCCGATGGGAGAAGTCAGCGAGACTCACGGTAAAGCGGCGGGAGTGCTCGGCGCGATCGGTGCAATTGCCCGCGACGAACCTGCAGTCGATCCCGATGCTCCCGCTCTCGATCGTCCGCCGCTTGCCGAAGACCCGGCGATCGCGCAATTGCTTGCCTCGCGAAACGCGCGACTGGCCGCTTTCTGGTTGGAGCCGCAGGGATCTGGTGTCGAGGGGCCGTTCATCGGGCTGAGCGCCGTCGTCGTGGATGCCGAAGATCGCTTCACGACAATGCTCACGCACCAGTTGCGACACCTCGGCCTCGACGCCCGCATTGTGCCGTGGAATGAGGTCACCGAAGAGCAACTCGATGCGGCCGATATCGTCGTGGCGGGACCTGGCCCGGGTGACCCGCGCGATGCGAACTCTGCGCGAATGGAGCGCATGAGAGAAATCGTCGCTCGTCGCGTCGAACAGCGTCGGCCGCTTCTTGCGGTGTGCCTGTCGCACCAGATACTCGCGCATCTGCTCGGCATCGAACTCGCACCGCTGGCGCACCCACACCAGGGCTTGCAACTCGAGGTCGACGTGTTTGGTCAGAAGGCATCCATCGGGTTTTACAACACGTTCACCGCGCACGTCGAGCCAGGTACGACGTCGACTTCGCGCGCATCCGTGTCAGCCGATACCCGGTCGGGAGATGTCTATGCGCTGCGTGGTCCCGGTTTCGCTTCGGTGCAGGGCCATCTCGAGTCGATACTTTCCCGAGATGGCATGCGCACTCTGCAGCAATTGATCGCCGACGCATTACACCCAGCGGAAGCGTAG